The stretch of DNA CACGCCCTGGGTCAGGTCCACGCTCAGGGGGTCGGTCCACGCATAATCGCCTTTCACGCGCACCCCGGCCTCCCACTCGGGCGTCACGTACGGCGTGACGGTCAGGCGAATGGTCGCCTCGCCGCCAAAGTCGCGCGCCAGGGTGCCGCTGCCGGCCGGAATGGCCCGGAACGCCGCGCGGATGGGCACCTGCACCACCAGCCCCGAGCCATCTGCCGCCGGGTTGATGCGAACGTGGCCGGTGCGCGTCACGGTGCCCTGCAACTGCACGCTCAGCAGGCCCCCCAGAAAGCTGCGCGTTTCGTCCACCCGCGCAAATTCCTGCGGCACGCGGGCATTGGCGGCTTCCTGCACGCTGCTCAGGGGCACCGTCACCGGCAGGGTCAGGGTGGACACGGCGCAGGCGGGGGCGGTCATGAGCGCAGTCAACACGACCGGCATGAGAAGGCGGCGCATGGGGGCCAGGGTAGCGGCGGCGGGTGAGAGAGGGTGGAGTGCCGCTCTGTAAGCCGACCCAGGAGGGCGTGGTGCTGGGCGTCGAGGAGTCAGGGGTCGAGGGGTCCAGCCGTTGAGAGGTCCAGAAGGGGCCCATTCCTGGCGGTGTGTCGGGTGAGAATACCCAGATGAAATTTGCTTGCCCCTGCGGCGAGGTCATCCGCGATCAAACGGACTTTTTGCCTCATAAGGCGCACCTGCTTCCCGACGAGCGCCTGCACGCGTTTCTGGACAGCCTGGAAGAACTGGTGCTGGAAATCGAAGCCTTGACCGTTCAGGAGCGGCGAGAACGGCTCAGTGACCGCATCACGGATCTCTGGTTGCGCGATATGCGGGCCCTGTACCAGTGCCCGGTCTGCGGGCGGCTGAATGTGGACAGCCTTGACCGCCAGCGTGGCTATTCCTTTGTCCCAGAAGAAGAGGGAACCCCCGGCAACCTCTTGGCCACCTCAACCCGGGCCGCGCGCGGTGACGCCCCGATCCCCTGACCCCTACACTCGGCCCCATGTGGACCCAGCACACCCTGACCTTGCCGGCCCGGCGGCGCGGCTTTCACCTGATTACCCGCGACGTGGTCCAGGCCGTGCCGGAACTGGCCCGCGTCCGCGCCGGGCTGCTGCAGGTGTTCATTCAGCACACCAGCGCCAGCCTCACCCTGAACGAGAACGCCAGCCCCGACGTGCGGCGCGACTTCGAGCGGTACTTCAACCATGCAGTCCCCGAGGGATGGCGCGAGTGGGAACACACCCTCG from Deinococcus multiflagellatus encodes:
- a CDS encoding secondary thiamine-phosphate synthase enzyme YjbQ is translated as MWTQHTLTLPARRRGFHLITRDVVQAVPELARVRAGLLQVFIQHTSASLTLNENASPDVRRDFERYFNHAVPEGWREWEHTLEGPDDMPAHIKASLLGPSLTLPVQGGRLALGTWQGIYLCEHRDDGGARRLLLTLHGESV